A genomic segment from Brachyhypopomus gauderio isolate BG-103 unplaced genomic scaffold, BGAUD_0.2 sc86, whole genome shotgun sequence encodes:
- the LOC143493425 gene encoding major histocompatibility complex class I-related protein 1-like isoform X1: MASCNNFRAGFIILILLRRVLGDLEDREQQYCAIGMGSEGYGQPKFTEMIVQNDVTIYYHDSSLPTKMPKPDWLNSSEGEELWSFIQLKSDYNRHILTSALESAVQQFNHTGSSSNMNVYQSYGCCWLYPDGTYKASLTHAFNGMDFLSFDLDRKAFTATVSQALVFVNMRNKDTTNLDVVTTFYRKTCLKRIKMFKHSPQVMLKKVPAVRIIEKQRGNSTVVTCHVTGFYPRAVQVDWHGPDLQPGQGQLIDVLPNDDNTYQTRRTLVVAHDNVGKHNYSCVVLHSSIPGNITMVWVWKDDSDVFYCVVGPTRSRFALWAALALVVLVICGIAYALVARIQRCCKMN, from the exons ATGGCGTCTTGTAATAATTTCCGGGCaggttttattattcttatccTTCTTAGGAGAGTCCTCGGGG ATCTTGAGGATAGAGAACAACAATACTGTGCCATTGGGATGGGATCTGAAGGCTACGGCCAGCCGAAATTCACTGAGATGATTGTACAGAACGATGTCACCATCTATTACCATGACAGCAGCTTGCCGACCAAAATGCCCAAACCTGACTGGCTTAACAGCAGTGAAGGTGAAGAACTATGGAGCTTCATCCAGCTGAAGTCAGACTACAACAGACACATTCTCACCTCAGCTTTAGAGTCAGCTGTTCAGCAGTTTAACCACACAG GTTCTTCATCAAATATGAATGTATACCAGAGCTACGGCTGCTGCTGGCTTTATCCAGATGGGACTTACAAGGCATCGTTGACACATGCTTTTAATGGGATGGATTTTCTAAGTTTTGACCTCGACCGTAAGGCGTTCACAGCCACTGTTAGTCAAGCACTTGTCTTTGTGAATATGAGGAACAAAGATACCACCAACCTAGATGTCGTAACAACTTTCTACAGGAAGACATGTTTAAAGCGCATCAAAATGTTCAAGCATTCCCCGCAAGTCATGCTCAAAAAAG TTCCAGCAGTCAGGATCATTGAGAAGCAGAGAGGTAACTCCACTGTAGTCACATGCCATGTGACGGGGTTCTACCCCCGAGCAGTGCAGGTAGACTGGCATGGCCCAGACCTACAGCCAGGGCAAGGACAGCTCATTGATGTCCTGCCCAATGATGACAACACATATCAGACCAGAAGGACTCTGGTGGTTGCGCACGATAATGTAGGCAAACACAACTACAGCTGTGTAGTGCTTCATAGCAGCATACCAGGAAATATCACCATGGTCTGGG TTTGGAAGGATGATTCAGATGTGTTTTATTGTGTGGTTGGGCCCACACGCAGCAGATTTGCTCTTTGGGCTGCTCTTGCCTTAGTTGTATTGGTGATTTGTGGGATTGCGTATGCACTGGTGGCACGGATACAGAG ATGCTGTAAGATGAACTGA
- the LOC143493425 gene encoding major histocompatibility complex class I-related protein 1-like isoform X2 — translation MASCNNFRAGFIILILLRRVLGDLEDREQQYCAIGMGSEGYGQPKFTEMIVQNDVTIYYHDSSLPTKMPKPDWLNSSEGSSSNMNVYQSYGCCWLYPDGTYKASLTHAFNGMDFLSFDLDRKAFTATVSQALVFVNMRNKDTTNLDVVTTFYRKTCLKRIKMFKHSPQVMLKKVPAVRIIEKQRGNSTVVTCHVTGFYPRAVQVDWHGPDLQPGQGQLIDVLPNDDNTYQTRRTLVVAHDNVGKHNYSCVVLHSSIPGNITMVWVWKDDSDVFYCVVGPTRSRFALWAALALVVLVICGIAYALVARIQRCCKMN, via the exons ATGGCGTCTTGTAATAATTTCCGGGCaggttttattattcttatccTTCTTAGGAGAGTCCTCGGGG ATCTTGAGGATAGAGAACAACAATACTGTGCCATTGGGATGGGATCTGAAGGCTACGGCCAGCCGAAATTCACTGAGATGATTGTACAGAACGATGTCACCATCTATTACCATGACAGCAGCTTGCCGACCAAAATGCCCAAACCTGACTGGCTTAACAGCAGTGAAG GTTCTTCATCAAATATGAATGTATACCAGAGCTACGGCTGCTGCTGGCTTTATCCAGATGGGACTTACAAGGCATCGTTGACACATGCTTTTAATGGGATGGATTTTCTAAGTTTTGACCTCGACCGTAAGGCGTTCACAGCCACTGTTAGTCAAGCACTTGTCTTTGTGAATATGAGGAACAAAGATACCACCAACCTAGATGTCGTAACAACTTTCTACAGGAAGACATGTTTAAAGCGCATCAAAATGTTCAAGCATTCCCCGCAAGTCATGCTCAAAAAAG TTCCAGCAGTCAGGATCATTGAGAAGCAGAGAGGTAACTCCACTGTAGTCACATGCCATGTGACGGGGTTCTACCCCCGAGCAGTGCAGGTAGACTGGCATGGCCCAGACCTACAGCCAGGGCAAGGACAGCTCATTGATGTCCTGCCCAATGATGACAACACATATCAGACCAGAAGGACTCTGGTGGTTGCGCACGATAATGTAGGCAAACACAACTACAGCTGTGTAGTGCTTCATAGCAGCATACCAGGAAATATCACCATGGTCTGGG TTTGGAAGGATGATTCAGATGTGTTTTATTGTGTGGTTGGGCCCACACGCAGCAGATTTGCTCTTTGGGCTGCTCTTGCCTTAGTTGTATTGGTGATTTGTGGGATTGCGTATGCACTGGTGGCACGGATACAGAG ATGCTGTAAGATGAACTGA
- the LOC143493425 gene encoding major histocompatibility complex class I-related protein 1-like isoform X3 has product MGSEGYGQPKFTEMIVQNDVTIYYHDSSLPTKMPKPDWLNSSEGEELWSFIQLKSDYNRHILTSALESAVQQFNHTGSSSNMNVYQSYGCCWLYPDGTYKASLTHAFNGMDFLSFDLDRKAFTATVSQALVFVNMRNKDTTNLDVVTTFYRKTCLKRIKMFKHSPQVMLKKVPAVRIIEKQRGNSTVVTCHVTGFYPRAVQVDWHGPDLQPGQGQLIDVLPNDDNTYQTRRTLVVAHDNVGKHNYSCVVLHSSIPGNITMVWVWKDDSDVFYCVVGPTRSRFALWAALALVVLVICGIAYALVARIQRCCKMN; this is encoded by the exons ATGGGATCTGAAGGCTACGGCCAGCCGAAATTCACTGAGATGATTGTACAGAACGATGTCACCATCTATTACCATGACAGCAGCTTGCCGACCAAAATGCCCAAACCTGACTGGCTTAACAGCAGTGAAGGTGAAGAACTATGGAGCTTCATCCAGCTGAAGTCAGACTACAACAGACACATTCTCACCTCAGCTTTAGAGTCAGCTGTTCAGCAGTTTAACCACACAG GTTCTTCATCAAATATGAATGTATACCAGAGCTACGGCTGCTGCTGGCTTTATCCAGATGGGACTTACAAGGCATCGTTGACACATGCTTTTAATGGGATGGATTTTCTAAGTTTTGACCTCGACCGTAAGGCGTTCACAGCCACTGTTAGTCAAGCACTTGTCTTTGTGAATATGAGGAACAAAGATACCACCAACCTAGATGTCGTAACAACTTTCTACAGGAAGACATGTTTAAAGCGCATCAAAATGTTCAAGCATTCCCCGCAAGTCATGCTCAAAAAAG TTCCAGCAGTCAGGATCATTGAGAAGCAGAGAGGTAACTCCACTGTAGTCACATGCCATGTGACGGGGTTCTACCCCCGAGCAGTGCAGGTAGACTGGCATGGCCCAGACCTACAGCCAGGGCAAGGACAGCTCATTGATGTCCTGCCCAATGATGACAACACATATCAGACCAGAAGGACTCTGGTGGTTGCGCACGATAATGTAGGCAAACACAACTACAGCTGTGTAGTGCTTCATAGCAGCATACCAGGAAATATCACCATGGTCTGGG TTTGGAAGGATGATTCAGATGTGTTTTATTGTGTGGTTGGGCCCACACGCAGCAGATTTGCTCTTTGGGCTGCTCTTGCCTTAGTTGTATTGGTGATTTGTGGGATTGCGTATGCACTGGTGGCACGGATACAGAG ATGCTGTAAGATGAACTGA